Proteins from a genomic interval of Desulfovulcanus ferrireducens:
- the dsrO gene encoding sulfate reduction electron transfer complex DsrMKJOP subunit DsrO — protein sequence MKSSRRKFLQIAGLSALGWSICPSLLQASGHGGGEGGNGQGVRWAMAIDTRKLDDKLMEECVHACHSIHNVPKINSKQNIKWIWSAPFEKLFPGQMHKFLKEVPEEHTLALCNHCGNPSCVRVCPTKATFKRPDGIVMMDFHRCIGCRYCMAACPYGSRSFNFADPRRFLKEQNPDFPTRTKGVVEKCTFCAERLDEGKRPACVEAAKGAIYFGDLNDPHSEVRQVLKERYSIRRKPGLGTDPSVYYLI from the coding sequence AATTTTTACAGATAGCTGGCCTTTCTGCCCTGGGTTGGAGCATATGTCCTTCACTTTTACAGGCATCCGGCCATGGAGGCGGAGAAGGAGGGAATGGTCAAGGTGTTCGCTGGGCAATGGCTATTGATACTCGTAAGTTGGATGACAAATTGATGGAAGAGTGTGTCCATGCCTGTCATAGCATTCACAACGTGCCCAAGATAAATTCCAAACAGAACATAAAATGGATTTGGAGTGCTCCATTTGAAAAACTGTTTCCGGGTCAGATGCACAAGTTTTTGAAAGAAGTCCCTGAGGAACATACCCTTGCATTATGTAACCATTGTGGGAACCCATCATGCGTGCGCGTATGTCCTACCAAGGCCACATTTAAGCGTCCTGATGGAATTGTAATGATGGATTTCCATAGGTGTATAGGTTGCCGTTACTGCATGGCAGCATGTCCATACGGGTCCAGGAGTTTTAACTTTGCTGACCCCAGAAGGTTCTTAAAAGAACAGAATCCAGACTTTCCTACCCGCACCAAGGGTGTGGTTGAAAAGTGTACCTTCTGTGCAGAAAGGTTGGACGAGGGTAAAAGACCTGCATGTGTAGAGGCGGCTAAGGGAGCAATTTACTTTGGGGATCTTAATGATCCACATTCCGAGGTAAGGCAGGTCTTGAAAGAAAGGTATTCGATCCGCCGTAAACCTGGCCTGGGAACTGATCCCAGCGTGTATTACTTAATCTAA
- the dsrP gene encoding sulfate reduction electron transfer complex DsrMKJOP subunit DsrP, which translates to MLEKAIKGSKIYWGWLGLLLAIIGVGFGAYMVQLNQGLSITGMSRDVSWGFYIAQFTFLVGVAASAVMMVIPKYLHHYQAFGRVLILGEFLAVAAVSMCLLFIVVDLGQPQRLFNVLLHPTPNSILFWDMVVLNGYLFLNILIGWVTLQAERKQVPPPSWIKPFIYLSIPWAVSIHTVTAFLYCGLPGRGFWLTAILAPRFLASAFASGPAFLILLCYIVKIFTKWDPGKEAIQSLAKIVTYAIITNLFFLGLEVFTVGYSQIPDHLLHFKYLFFGLHGYSTYVPWMWASVIAGLAAVAILLNPKNRQADNVLAFACVLVFLSCWIDKGLGMISGGFVPNPLEEITEYIPTKLELMVTLGVYAAGFFILTILYKVAVGVKKEVDA; encoded by the coding sequence ATGCTGGAAAAGGCAATAAAAGGAAGCAAGATATATTGGGGATGGCTGGGCCTTCTCCTAGCCATAATAGGTGTTGGCTTTGGAGCGTATATGGTCCAGCTCAATCAAGGTCTGAGCATCACCGGCATGAGTCGTGATGTCTCTTGGGGATTTTATATCGCCCAGTTTACTTTTTTAGTCGGTGTGGCAGCATCTGCTGTAATGATGGTTATTCCTAAATACCTACATCATTACCAGGCCTTTGGCAGAGTCTTGATTCTGGGTGAATTTTTGGCAGTTGCGGCAGTCTCTATGTGCCTGCTTTTTATCGTGGTTGATTTGGGCCAGCCGCAAAGACTTTTTAATGTTCTTTTACACCCAACTCCGAATTCAATCCTCTTCTGGGATATGGTGGTCCTAAATGGTTATTTGTTTTTAAATATTTTAATAGGGTGGGTTACACTTCAAGCAGAGCGCAAACAGGTTCCCCCACCAAGCTGGATTAAGCCTTTTATTTACCTGTCTATTCCATGGGCAGTGAGTATTCACACTGTTACAGCCTTTCTTTATTGTGGCCTGCCAGGTCGCGGTTTCTGGTTGACAGCTATCTTGGCACCAAGATTTCTGGCCTCAGCCTTTGCATCAGGGCCTGCTTTTCTTATCCTGTTATGTTATATTGTAAAAATATTCACCAAATGGGATCCAGGCAAAGAGGCCATTCAGAGTTTGGCCAAGATCGTTACCTACGCCATTATCACCAACCTATTTTTCCTAGGATTGGAAGTCTTTACTGTTGGCTATAGCCAGATACCAGATCATTTGTTGCACTTTAAATACCTCTTTTTTGGCTTACACGGCTATAGTACTTATGTTCCCTGGATGTGGGCTTCTGTTATAGCTGGACTTGCTGCCGTGGCTATCCTTTTAAATCCGAAAAACAGGCAAGCGGACAATGTCCTGGCTTTTGCCTGTGTGTTGGTATTTTTGAGTTGTTGGATTGACAAGGGCCTGGGTATGATTTCAGGTGGTTTTGTCCCCAATCCTTTAGAGGAAATTACTGAATATATACCAACAAAACTTGAGTTGATGGTAACACTTGGAGTCTATGCAGCTGGATTCTTTATTTTAACTATCCTATACAAAGTTGCTGTTGGTGTTAAAAAAGAGGTGGATGCCTAA
- a CDS encoding ferredoxin, translated as MAYKITVDVDKCTGDGECVDVCPVEVYELQDGKAVPVNEEECLGCESCIEVCEQDAITLEEI; from the coding sequence ATGGCTTATAAAATTACAGTTGATGTGGATAAGTGTACAGGTGATGGTGAGTGCGTAGATGTTTGCCCTGTCGAAGTTTATGAACTTCAAGATGGCAAAGCCGTACCTGTTAATGAAGAAGAATGCCTTGGTTGTGAGTCCTGTATTGAAGTTTGCGAACAGGATGCCATCACTTTAGAAGAGATTTAG
- a CDS encoding YkgJ family cysteine cluster protein — MDLDFSYYFKQYEQLLKNVDNIFSKVKEEYPDRVKCTLGCSDCCYALFDLPLIEALYLNHHFKELDKERRNEILVRADKADRQIYKIKRQAFKAQQKGEEEEKILAEIAKKRVRCPLLGEDNKCELYDVRPVTCRLYGVPMAIHQKSRSCGLSGFEPGRSYPTVNMDKIYEKLFLISYDLVQSLNTKYVQLHTVLVPVSMALLTEYDHEYLGIRENLPVSDEEKKVTNEWVLGEGD, encoded by the coding sequence ATGGATTTAGATTTTAGCTATTATTTTAAACAATACGAACAGCTTTTAAAAAATGTAGACAATATATTTTCAAAGGTTAAAGAAGAGTATCCTGATAGGGTCAAATGTACCCTTGGTTGCAGCGATTGCTGTTATGCACTATTTGATTTGCCCCTCATTGAGGCTCTGTACTTAAATCATCATTTTAAAGAATTAGATAAAGAAAGGCGCAATGAAATCCTGGTTCGTGCTGATAAAGCAGATCGACAAATATATAAGATTAAGAGACAAGCTTTCAAGGCACAACAAAAAGGTGAGGAAGAAGAAAAAATTTTAGCTGAAATAGCCAAAAAAAGAGTCCGTTGTCCTTTACTTGGAGAAGATAATAAATGTGAGTTGTATGATGTTAGGCCCGTTACATGCCGTTTATATGGTGTGCCTATGGCTATTCATCAAAAGAGCCGTTCTTGTGGCCTGTCTGGGTTTGAGCCTGGTCGCTCTTATCCTACTGTAAATATGGATAAGATTTATGAGAAGTTATTTTTGATAAGCTATGATCTGGTCCAGAGTTTAAATACTAAATATGTTCAACTACATACAGTTTTGGTGCCGGTCTCAATGGCTTTGCTTACAGAATATGATCATGAATATCTTGGCATAAGAGAGAATCTGCCTGTGTCTGATGAAGAAAAAAAAGTTACGAATGAATGGGTGTTAGGTGAGGGGGACTAA
- a CDS encoding tetratricopeptide repeat protein, which translates to MTQEQQKKTIDEQIEELKSKLAANPECGITQYNLGVAYLAKREFEKAKDAFKKAVQCSPDLAEAYVQLGGIAMYEGDIDACFSYNQMASKIRPRFAVPHGNMGFVYLQKNEVDKAIASLRRAISFDPKFVQAHATLGSAYLMEGDLDGCIEQSKKAIELEPKFGPAYNNMGLAYLEKGEYKKAVECFDKAIETGYEVAPEILQEIEKYR; encoded by the coding sequence ATGACCCAAGAACAGCAAAAAAAGACTATTGATGAACAAATTGAAGAGTTAAAGTCCAAATTAGCAGCAAATCCTGAATGCGGAATAACTCAATATAACTTGGGAGTTGCTTATCTGGCTAAACGGGAATTTGAAAAGGCAAAAGATGCCTTCAAAAAAGCAGTGCAATGCTCTCCTGATCTTGCTGAAGCCTATGTCCAACTGGGTGGAATAGCTATGTACGAAGGAGATATAGATGCCTGCTTCAGCTATAATCAGATGGCCTCCAAAATACGGCCTCGTTTTGCAGTGCCTCATGGGAATATGGGGTTTGTTTATTTACAGAAAAATGAAGTAGATAAAGCCATTGCAAGTTTAAGAAGGGCCATTTCTTTTGATCCAAAGTTTGTTCAAGCTCATGCTACCTTAGGTAGTGCCTATCTTATGGAAGGAGATTTAGATGGGTGCATTGAGCAATCAAAGAAAGCCATTGAACTGGAACCCAAATTTGGACCAGCTTATAATAACATGGGCTTAGCTTACTTAGAAAAGGGAGAGTATAAGAAGGCGGTTGAGTGCTTTGATAAAGCAATAGAAACTGGGTATGAGGTTGCCCCGGAGATACTTCAGGAAATTGAAAAATATCGCTAA
- the dsrA gene encoding dissimilatory-type sulfite reductase subunit alpha: MPKHETPLLDQLESGPWPSFVSEIKRQSEARHQKQNEVEYQIPVDVCDDVLGVLEMSYNDGTCHWKHGGIVGVFGYGGGVIGRYCDQPDKFPGVAHFHTVRVNQPAGKYYTTEYLRQLCDLWDFRGSGLTNMHGSTGDIVLLGTRTEQLEEIFGVLTHEMNQDLGGSGSNLRTPACCLGESRCEFACYDTQELCYQLTMEYQDELHRPAFPYKFKFKFDGCPNGCVASIARSDMSFIGTWRDEIRIDQEAVAAYIGGELKPNAGAHADGEWGPFDIQKEVIDLCPSQCMSLEDGKLVIDNKECVRCMHCINTMPRALRIGNDRGLSILVGAKAPILDGAQMSSLLVPFIKVEPPYDEIKEVIENVWDWWMEEGKNRERLGETIKRLSFQKLLEVTGIKPMPQHVQEPRHNPYIFWKEEEVPGGWQRDIKEFRKLHQR; encoded by the coding sequence ATGCCTAAACATGAAACCCCTTTGTTGGACCAGCTTGAAAGTGGTCCATGGCCAAGTTTCGTGTCTGAGATTAAGAGGCAGTCTGAGGCCAGGCATCAAAAGCAGAATGAAGTGGAATATCAAATTCCTGTTGATGTCTGTGATGACGTGTTGGGAGTCTTGGAGATGTCCTACAATGATGGCACATGTCATTGGAAGCACGGTGGGATAGTTGGAGTTTTCGGTTATGGTGGTGGTGTAATTGGTCGTTATTGTGACCAGCCAGATAAATTTCCTGGCGTTGCTCATTTTCACACCGTTCGCGTTAACCAGCCTGCTGGTAAGTACTATACTACTGAATATCTGCGCCAACTTTGCGATCTTTGGGATTTTCGCGGTTCTGGTTTAACCAATATGCATGGGTCTACTGGAGATATCGTACTTTTGGGTACCAGGACCGAGCAGTTGGAAGAAATTTTCGGCGTATTGACCCATGAAATGAATCAGGACTTGGGTGGTTCTGGCTCCAACCTGCGTACACCTGCCTGTTGCTTGGGTGAATCTCGCTGTGAGTTTGCCTGTTATGACACTCAAGAGCTTTGCTACCAATTGACCATGGAATACCAGGATGAGTTGCACAGGCCAGCCTTCCCCTATAAATTTAAATTTAAATTTGACGGTTGTCCGAATGGCTGCGTAGCATCAATAGCCCGTTCTGATATGTCTTTTATCGGAACCTGGCGTGATGAGATCCGCATTGATCAGGAAGCAGTTGCTGCCTATATTGGTGGAGAACTGAAACCGAATGCTGGCGCTCACGCTGATGGTGAATGGGGCCCATTCGATATCCAGAAAGAAGTTATTGATCTTTGTCCTTCACAGTGCATGAGCTTGGAGGATGGAAAGTTAGTTATTGATAATAAAGAGTGTGTACGCTGTATGCATTGTATCAATACAATGCCAAGGGCTTTGCGTATTGGTAATGATCGTGGTTTGTCCATTCTGGTTGGCGCTAAGGCCCCAATCCTTGACGGTGCTCAGATGAGTTCTCTGCTTGTACCTTTCATTAAGGTTGAGCCTCCTTATGATGAAATTAAGGAAGTTATTGAAAATGTTTGGGATTGGTGGATGGAAGAAGGTAAAAACCGTGAGCGTTTGGGTGAGACAATCAAGCGCTTGAGTTTTCAGAAGCTTTTGGAAGTTACTGGCATCAAGCCAATGCCTCAGCATGTACAGGAACCAAGACACAATCCTTATATTTTCTGGAAAGAGGAAGAGGTTCCTGGCGGATGGCAGCGTGATATTAAAGAATTCAGAAAACTCCATCAGAGATAG
- the dsrB gene encoding dissimilatory-type sulfite reductase subunit beta: MAFIPSGYYNPDKPMENRITDIGPRYYEEFLPPVIKNNKGKWLWHEILDPGVLMHKAESGDEVYTVRCGSPRLLSVETIREICEIADKHCDGYVRFTTRNNIEFMVDSKDKLDALKEDLSSRKHPGGSYKFPIGGTGAGITNIVHTQGWIHCHTPASDASGTVKVVMDELFEEFQQMKMPAKLRIAMACCLNMCGAVHCSDIAILGYHRKPPIIDHEWLENLCEIPLAVAACPTGAIRPTKTKITTESGEEKEVKTVAIKQERCMFCGNCYTMCPALPLADKEGDGLVIMAGGKISNRISQPKFSKVVVAFIPNEPPRWPTLAKVMRKIVEAYAKNARKYERLGDWAERIGWERFFEICDLEFTHHLIDDFRDPAYYTWRQTTQFKF, encoded by the coding sequence ATGGCTTTTATTCCTTCTGGATATTACAATCCTGACAAACCAATGGAAAACAGGATTACTGATATTGGCCCTAGGTATTATGAAGAATTTCTTCCACCTGTTATTAAGAATAACAAAGGTAAGTGGCTCTGGCATGAAATTTTGGACCCAGGCGTATTAATGCACAAGGCTGAGAGCGGCGACGAAGTTTACACTGTACGTTGCGGTTCTCCAAGGCTCTTGAGTGTTGAGACCATTCGTGAGATCTGCGAAATTGCCGATAAGCATTGCGATGGTTACGTCCGTTTTACCACCAGAAATAACATTGAGTTCATGGTGGATAGCAAAGACAAGTTGGATGCTCTGAAAGAAGACCTGTCCAGCCGCAAGCATCCTGGCGGAAGTTACAAGTTCCCCATCGGTGGAACTGGTGCAGGTATAACCAACATAGTTCATACTCAGGGTTGGATCCACTGTCACACTCCTGCATCTGATGCTTCTGGTACTGTTAAGGTCGTTATGGATGAGCTTTTTGAAGAGTTCCAGCAGATGAAGATGCCTGCCAAGTTAAGAATCGCAATGGCATGCTGCTTGAACATGTGCGGTGCTGTACATTGTTCTGATATTGCTATCCTTGGTTATCACCGCAAGCCTCCAATTATTGACCATGAATGGCTGGAAAACTTGTGTGAAATTCCATTGGCTGTAGCAGCTTGTCCTACAGGCGCTATTCGTCCGACTAAGACAAAGATTACCACCGAGTCTGGAGAGGAAAAAGAGGTAAAGACTGTGGCCATCAAGCAGGAAAGGTGTATGTTCTGCGGTAACTGTTACACCATGTGTCCTGCATTGCCCTTGGCAGATAAAGAAGGTGATGGCTTGGTAATTATGGCCGGTGGTAAGATTTCAAACCGTATTAGCCAGCCTAAGTTCTCCAAAGTAGTAGTTGCCTTTATTCCTAATGAGCCTCCACGTTGGCCAACACTGGCTAAAGTAATGCGTAAAATCGTTGAGGCTTACGCTAAAAACGCACGTAAATACGAACGTCTTGGCGATTGGGCAGAGCGTATTGGCTGGGAGCGCTTCTTTGAGATTTGTGACCTCGAATTCACCCACCACCTCATCGATGACTTCCGTGATCCTGCTTACTACACATGGAGACAAACCACACAATTTAAGTTTTAG
- a CDS encoding dissimilatory sulfite reductase D family protein, translating to MDKEAAKQAIIDFINSKSKSKSKFYFNDFTKLLPDMKTREVKKLLTQLINEGVLEFWSSGSTTMYGLAGAGKQHATEGEE from the coding sequence ATGGATAAAGAAGCTGCAAAACAAGCAATTATTGACTTTATCAACTCAAAATCAAAGAGCAAAAGTAAATTTTATTTCAATGATTTCACTAAGCTTTTGCCAGATATGAAAACCAGAGAAGTTAAGAAACTTTTGACTCAGCTGATTAACGAAGGCGTGTTGGAGTTCTGGTCCAGCGGTAGCACCACCATGTATGGTTTGGCTGGAGCTGGAAAGCAGCATGCCACTGAGGGTGAGGAGTAA
- a CDS encoding cobyrinate a,c-diamide synthase, producing the protein MVRNQKFSFPRVILAGLKGGSGKTLVSLGLTRAYRDQELKIKPFKKGPDYIDAKWLSLAAGQAASNLDPFIFPSSKVQSLFWSYSSDFDLALIEGNRGLFDGKDVAGSYSTAELARLLEAPIILVADCTKVTRTMAAIVMGCKLFEPDLNLAGIILNQTAGDRHRKILCQSIEKYTDIPVLGALPRMRQNPIPERHMGLISDQEYQDLDTILNRLAKIVKDYVDIDKILKIARDAKEVEISSFDPVWPETSSSDVVIGVVRDASLWFYYEENIKALEVQGAKVVSLSILDDSDWPEIHALYLGGGFPETMAGQLEANTRKRALVKNLAEKGMPIYAECGGFMYLCQNLFYDGLNYTMTGVLPVQTKVHKKPQGHGYVQAEIILPNPFYKKGQKIVGHEFHYSDCPNINKDLDFALHLNRGVGMCDGMDGLLHKNVLASYAHIHALGTPDWAKNFVLAAEKFKQAMDSGFKECPRIVVE; encoded by the coding sequence GTGGTTAGAAACCAAAAATTTTCCTTTCCTCGAGTTATTCTTGCCGGCCTCAAAGGAGGCTCAGGCAAGACTTTAGTTAGTTTAGGCCTGACTAGGGCTTATAGAGATCAAGAACTCAAAATCAAGCCTTTCAAAAAGGGCCCAGATTATATAGATGCCAAATGGCTGAGCCTGGCCGCGGGTCAGGCGGCATCAAATCTGGACCCTTTTATTTTTCCCTCATCTAAAGTTCAGTCACTTTTCTGGTCTTATTCTTCCGACTTTGATTTGGCTTTGATAGAAGGTAATCGTGGCCTATTTGACGGCAAAGATGTTGCCGGCTCATATTCTACGGCTGAGCTTGCACGCTTGTTAGAAGCGCCCATTATACTGGTAGCAGATTGCACTAAAGTGACCAGAACCATGGCGGCCATTGTCATGGGGTGCAAACTGTTTGAGCCGGATTTGAATTTGGCTGGAATTATCTTAAATCAGACCGCTGGAGATAGGCACCGCAAAATTTTATGCCAGTCGATTGAAAAGTATACTGACATTCCCGTTCTTGGGGCTTTGCCAAGGATGCGTCAGAATCCTATCCCTGAGCGACACATGGGGCTGATTTCTGACCAAGAGTATCAAGATTTAGATACAATATTAAATAGGCTAGCCAAGATAGTAAAAGATTATGTTGATATAGATAAAATATTAAAAATTGCTCGTGATGCAAAAGAAGTAGAGATATCATCATTTGATCCAGTCTGGCCAGAAACGAGCTCTAGTGATGTTGTTATTGGGGTAGTTAGGGATGCCTCCCTTTGGTTTTATTATGAAGAAAATATCAAGGCCTTGGAGGTACAAGGAGCGAAGGTTGTAAGCTTGAGTATTTTAGATGATTCTGATTGGCCAGAAATACATGCTCTGTATCTTGGAGGTGGCTTCCCGGAGACCATGGCCGGGCAGCTTGAAGCTAACACTAGAAAGAGAGCCTTGGTCAAGAATCTGGCAGAAAAGGGTATGCCCATTTATGCAGAATGTGGTGGCTTCATGTATCTATGCCAAAATTTATTTTATGATGGGCTGAATTACACCATGACCGGTGTTTTGCCTGTTCAGACCAAGGTCCATAAAAAACCTCAAGGTCATGGATATGTACAGGCAGAAATTATTTTGCCCAATCCGTTTTATAAAAAAGGTCAAAAGATAGTTGGTCATGAGTTTCATTACTCAGATTGTCCGAACATTAACAAGGACTTGGACTTTGCTTTGCATTTAAATCGTGGTGTTGGTATGTGTGATGGTATGGATGGACTACTCCATAAAAATGTTTTGGCCAGTTATGCGCATATTCATGCACTAGGAACGCCTGATTGGGCTAAAAATTTTGTCTTGGCTGCGGAAAAATTTAAACAGGCCATGGACTCAGGTTTTAAAGAATGTCCCAGGATTGTTGTTGAATAG
- a CDS encoding site-specific DNA-methyltransferase has protein sequence MNRKKCRISNLELRTKKDSLIQLTWPGKKTHTASQDQNESFDSSWQVRERFYPAQSFPSCVSLTTKPSIKESSNTNWFNKLFWGENLLLLHALADKFAGKIDFIYIDPPFATGSNFSFQRPIGEKTYRDKHYQIVDTAYRDSWDKGLPSYLSMIQERLRLMYKLLSDRGSLYVHVDYRVSAYLRLILDEIFGPENFVNEVIWFYKTGGMPEKLGFGRKHDNILFYVKDKAKATWNPQKEKSYLMHKYGFANIKVFKDERGKYTLVNCRDVFDISALRGNQPERVDYPTQKPEALLERIIKASTNPGDLVADFFCGSGTTLCVAEKLGRRWLGSDLGRWAVHVTKKRLLQIEGCAPFEVLSFGSLERSFWQKNKLAETEGKKKNVVNARKARVDSQRSVNFVSSDLRQILDCLGIEEFQDISQVISSLPLSGSLMLVPEKYFEHSKSSLEQVRKALIYVSAIHEVISFNEVKLLIDICRRVGERVLHVLAWEWTNDVFLSRDCAVKKKVELYLRTIPREIMENAALKNKDIHFYELPVVDVRVVKKSDMSIELELKNFFYPHPELIPEAIKTKIEKWSDYIDYWAVSLDYKQETFFPFWAGFRTRNERRLPLITQPCTLKDAHAYNVRVKVVDIFGQETEFFCPNPDVHPVENC, from the coding sequence GTGAACAGAAAAAAATGTCGAATTTCGAACCTCGAACTTCGAACTAAAAAAGATAGTTTAATTCAATTAACCTGGCCAGGTAAAAAAACTCATACAGCTAGCCAAGATCAAAATGAATCTTTTGACTCATCCTGGCAGGTGCGAGAACGTTTTTATCCTGCCCAAAGTTTTCCTTCCTGTGTTAGCTTAACTACTAAACCATCCATCAAAGAATCTTCCAACACCAATTGGTTTAATAAACTTTTTTGGGGAGAAAATCTTCTGCTCCTACATGCTCTGGCGGACAAATTCGCTGGAAAAATTGATTTCATTTACATTGATCCCCCCTTTGCTACCGGCTCTAACTTTTCCTTTCAAAGACCAATCGGAGAAAAGACTTATCGGGATAAACATTACCAAATCGTCGATACAGCCTATCGAGATTCCTGGGACAAGGGACTTCCTTCTTATTTGAGTATGATCCAGGAACGCTTAAGACTAATGTACAAGCTTTTAAGTGATAGAGGGAGTCTCTATGTGCATGTAGATTATCGTGTAAGTGCTTATTTGCGCCTCATTCTGGATGAAATCTTTGGACCTGAGAATTTTGTCAATGAGGTTATCTGGTTTTATAAGACCGGTGGCATGCCTGAAAAGCTAGGCTTTGGCCGCAAGCATGACAATATTTTATTTTATGTTAAAGATAAAGCCAAGGCCACTTGGAATCCGCAGAAGGAAAAGTCTTATCTCATGCACAAATATGGTTTTGCAAATATAAAGGTTTTTAAAGATGAGCGAGGGAAATATACTCTCGTCAATTGCCGGGATGTATTTGATATTTCTGCCTTGAGAGGCAATCAGCCTGAAAGAGTTGATTATCCTACCCAGAAGCCAGAAGCCTTGTTGGAAAGAATTATAAAGGCGTCGACTAATCCAGGAGATCTGGTAGCTGATTTTTTCTGTGGATCCGGGACAACACTTTGTGTGGCGGAAAAGTTAGGACGGCGCTGGCTTGGCAGTGACCTTGGGCGATGGGCCGTTCATGTAACAAAAAAAAGGTTACTTCAGATAGAGGGGTGTGCTCCTTTTGAGGTCTTGAGTTTTGGAAGCTTAGAGAGAAGTTTTTGGCAAAAGAACAAGTTAGCAGAAACAGAAGGGAAGAAAAAAAACGTCGTTAATGCTCGAAAGGCAAGAGTCGATAGTCAAAGGTCAGTGAATTTTGTATCTTCAGATCTACGACAAATTTTAGATTGTCTTGGTATAGAAGAATTTCAAGATATCTCCCAGGTAATTTCTTCATTACCATTAAGTGGAAGTTTAATGTTAGTCCCGGAAAAATATTTTGAACACTCTAAGAGCTCCTTGGAACAAGTCCGAAAAGCTTTAATATATGTGTCTGCGATCCATGAAGTAATATCTTTTAATGAGGTTAAATTACTTATAGATATCTGTAGAAGGGTCGGGGAAAGGGTTTTGCATGTTCTGGCCTGGGAGTGGACTAACGATGTTTTTTTATCCAGAGATTGCGCCGTGAAGAAGAAAGTGGAACTCTATTTAAGAACCATTCCCAGGGAAATCATGGAAAATGCGGCTTTGAAAAATAAGGATATCCATTTTTATGAGTTGCCAGTTGTTGATGTTCGGGTGGTTAAGAAAAGCGATATGAGTATTGAACTTGAATTAAAAAATTTCTTTTATCCGCATCCAGAATTAATTCCTGAAGCTATAAAAACGAAAATAGAAAAATGGTCTGATTATATAGATTATTGGGCAGTGAGCCTGGATTATAAGCAGGAGACATTTTTTCCCTTCTGGGCAGGGTTTAGGACCCGGAATGAGCGTAGGTTACCTTTGATTACTCAGCCGTGTACACTTAAGGACGCCCATGCCTATAATGTTCGAGTGAAGGTGGTGGATATTTTTGGTCAGGAAACAGAGTTTTTTTGCCCGAACCCCGATGTCCACCCTGTTGAAAACTGCTAG
- the rtcA gene encoding RNA 3'-terminal phosphate cyclase: MVKTLRIDGSRGEGGGQILRTSLALAALLRQPVEIYNIRANRRKPGLRPQHLVAVQALTAITGGELRDAHENSTRLYFAPQTIKGGNYRFKIRTAGSTGLVLAAVLLPLLFASTPSEVNITGGTHVPFSPPFHYLESVFLPALKKMEGHVELSLLRWGWYPKGCGEITAKIDPCACLHPVELRRRGRLLGLHLTVGLTELPMHIAERAATHVAERLSGEDCKVETRIVTAQSTGPGVIVFLYAIFERTIAGFSALGRRGKPVEQVADEVCQDWFDFKSSPATVDSHLADQLIPYMALAKGNSCIITEKFTSHLETNIRVVEQFLPVHFHLDSNTGEVSVQGIGHGQQITLIAT, translated from the coding sequence ATGGTCAAGACTCTCCGCATAGACGGAAGCCGGGGCGAAGGAGGCGGCCAGATCCTGCGTACATCCCTTGCCTTAGCCGCCTTGCTGCGGCAACCGGTAGAAATCTATAATATACGGGCGAATCGAAGAAAACCAGGGCTACGCCCTCAGCACTTGGTGGCGGTACAGGCCCTAACCGCCATCACCGGGGGCGAGCTAAGGGATGCCCATGAAAATTCAACCCGCCTGTATTTTGCGCCGCAGACCATAAAAGGCGGAAACTACCGTTTCAAGATAAGAACGGCCGGCTCCACCGGGCTGGTGCTGGCCGCTGTCTTGCTACCCTTACTCTTTGCCTCCACGCCCTCAGAAGTGAACATTACCGGCGGCACACATGTTCCTTTCAGCCCACCGTTCCATTACCTGGAAAGTGTTTTCCTGCCTGCTCTAAAAAAGATGGAAGGCCATGTGGAGCTCTCTTTGCTTCGCTGGGGCTGGTACCCGAAAGGATGCGGAGAGATCACAGCCAAAATCGACCCCTGCGCCTGCTTGCACCCTGTTGAGTTACGCCGGCGAGGCCGATTATTGGGACTGCATTTGACGGTGGGCTTGACAGAACTACCGATGCATATTGCCGAAAGAGCGGCAACGCATGTCGCTGAAAGACTGTCGGGCGAGGACTGCAAGGTTGAAACCCGGATCGTGACAGCGCAATCAACCGGTCCCGGTGTAATAGTGTTCTTATACGCTATTTTTGAGCGAACCATTGCCGGTTTCAGCGCTCTGGGACGCAGGGGTAAACCGGTCGAACAGGTAGCCGATGAGGTCTGTCAAGACTGGTTTGATTTTAAGTCAAGTCCAGCTACTGTTGATTCGCATCTTGCCGACCAACTTATCCCCTATATGGCCTTGGCCAAGGGAAACTCATGTATTATTACTGAAAAGTTCACCAGCCACCTGGAGACCAATATCCGGGTCGTTGAGCAGTTTTTACCCGTGCATTTTCACCTTGACTCGAACACAGGCGAAGTCAGTGTGCAGGGTATCGGCCACGGTCAGCAAATCACATTAATAGCAACATAA